A single Lolium perenne isolate Kyuss_39 chromosome 6, Kyuss_2.0, whole genome shotgun sequence DNA region contains:
- the LOC127310919 gene encoding protein FD, translating to MEEMWMDYSPAAAYRGHAAYIQDYLAAPHEPPPPPPPPPHTALTLEFTYLGHAGSNPSAFSFPDTNNRGSELRQRRMINQRASAARSRARKHAYTKELELELEQLRRDNRMLIKRQQDLHVRLALPAHNLQRCRSAPAP from the exons ATGGAGGAGATGTGGATGGACtactcccccgccgccgcctaCCGTGGCCACGCCGCCTACATCCAGGACTACCTCGCCGCGCCccacgagccgccgccgccgccgccgccgcctccccacaCGGCGCTCACCCTCGAGTTCACCTACCTGGGCCACGCGGGCTCCAACCCCTCCGCCTTCTCCTTCCCCGACACCAACAATAGGGGCAGTGAGCTGCGGCAGCGACGGATGATCAATCAGCGGGCGTCGGCGGCGCGGTCGCGGGCGCGGAAGCATGCCTACACCAAGGAGCTGGAGCTGGAGCTGGAGCAGCTAAGGCGGGACAACCGCATGCTCATCAAGCGCCAGCAGGACCTCCAT GTTCGTTTGGCGTTGCCGGCGCACAACCTCCAGAGGTGCCGCTCCGCCCCTGCGCCATGA